Proteins co-encoded in one Cupriavidus metallidurans CH34 genomic window:
- a CDS encoding HU family DNA-binding protein, with protein MATKAKPTAKTATKPAAKKAAAPKAPVKAPVKAAAKKAAPAKKAAPAAAAPTPKPLKDTFNKSSLVAHLVAQTQLEAKAVKTVLAHLENTIVSALNKKGAGEFTLPGLLKVTAQQVPAKKKRFGKDPFTGEERWFPAKPASVKVKVRPLKKLKDAAA; from the coding sequence ATGGCGACCAAAGCGAAACCGACCGCGAAGACCGCAACCAAGCCCGCTGCCAAGAAGGCCGCGGCACCCAAGGCACCCGTGAAGGCACCTGTGAAGGCTGCTGCCAAGAAGGCCGCTCCGGCCAAGAAGGCTGCTCCCGCCGCTGCCGCACCGACTCCGAAGCCGCTGAAGGACACCTTCAACAAGTCGAGCCTGGTCGCTCACCTGGTAGCCCAGACCCAACTGGAAGCCAAGGCCGTGAAGACGGTGCTGGCACACCTCGAAAACACCATCGTCAGCGCACTGAACAAGAAGGGTGCTGGCGAATTCACGCTGCCGGGCCTGCTGAAGGTGACCGCACAGCAAGTGCCGGCCAAGAAGAAGCGCTTCGGCAAGGATCCGTTCACTGGCGAAGAGCGTTGGTTCCCGGCCAAGCCGGCCAGCGTCAAGGTCAAGGTGCGTCCGCTGAAGAAGCTGAAGGACGCTGCGGCCTGA
- a CDS encoding arylamine N-acetyltransferase family protein, giving the protein MLAADEIPALHPDQLVAWLRRIGIAEVPDAPTLPVLNTLIAAQLAHIPFENLDALLGRRVSIDLPSVFEKLVAQGRGGYCFEQNTLLCAGLKALGYAVTPLAARVRWHVPEATPTGLSHMLLRVEVAHESYIADVGFGGPTPDRALSLSLPPDENTPYRLHPSPANALTGTGFHCLDLTVPDVSDDASGWQPIYRFDLTPQPWIDFIARNWYVSTHPDSHFTRTLMAARTDGDTRLALANGNLSERSPDGSVRKTALASADAVIDTLATRFQIRLDPALRAALATRLPAVLG; this is encoded by the coding sequence ATGCTTGCCGCCGACGAAATCCCCGCTCTCCACCCCGACCAGTTGGTCGCCTGGCTGCGACGCATCGGCATCGCAGAGGTTCCCGACGCCCCCACGCTACCGGTGCTGAACACGCTGATCGCGGCCCAACTCGCGCACATCCCGTTCGAGAATCTCGACGCGCTGCTCGGCCGCCGGGTGTCGATCGATCTGCCCTCGGTATTCGAAAAACTCGTGGCGCAGGGCCGCGGCGGCTACTGCTTCGAGCAGAACACCCTGCTCTGCGCCGGCCTCAAGGCACTCGGTTACGCAGTGACGCCGCTTGCAGCGCGCGTGCGCTGGCATGTGCCGGAAGCCACGCCGACGGGGCTGTCGCACATGCTCCTGCGCGTAGAAGTGGCGCACGAAAGCTATATCGCCGATGTGGGCTTCGGCGGGCCGACGCCGGACCGCGCCTTGTCGCTATCGCTGCCGCCGGATGAAAACACGCCCTATCGTCTGCATCCCTCCCCGGCAAACGCGCTGACGGGTACGGGTTTTCACTGCCTGGATCTGACGGTGCCCGACGTCAGCGACGACGCTTCGGGTTGGCAACCGATCTACCGTTTCGACCTGACCCCGCAGCCCTGGATCGATTTCATCGCGCGGAACTGGTACGTCTCCACGCATCCAGACAGCCACTTCACCCGTACGCTGATGGCCGCGCGTACCGACGGCGACACCCGGCTCGCGCTCGCCAATGGCAACCTGAGCGAGCGCTCGCCCGACGGCAGCGTGCGAAAAACCGCCCTGGCGTCGGCCGACGCCGTGATCGACACGCTGGCAACGCGCTTCCAGATCCGGCTCGATCCCGCCTTGCGCGCCGCGCTGGCGACACGACTGCCAGCGGTGCTCGGATAG
- a CDS encoding isopenicillin N synthase family dioxygenase, whose amino-acid sequence MTNATLPLHELARESRMGAHGSETDTREIRCIDLSDFDTRKPEITDQLWRAATDIGFFQLRHHGIDLPAIRQAFAMAEQFFALPETVKARYPLQKANNAGWESRAQVRPSTGTPDQKESYQITRPHMAPLWPSETELPGFRQTMLEFEAQCWNVGMKVLSCFADRLGFDTDFFSRAHDPAAPDYQSTLRLLHYYAIPPEAQDKLDLWRAGAHTDFDCLTLLFQREGQGGLQVCPGKEMDAQAWTPIAPIEDVVTCNIGDMLMRWSDDHLPSNFHRVRNPAPGEYMGPRYSLAFFCQANRDAVIEGPSKRYPAITAGDFLRQRVAANFKAY is encoded by the coding sequence ATGACCAACGCCACCCTTCCCCTCCACGAGCTTGCCCGCGAATCACGCATGGGCGCCCATGGCTCCGAAACCGACACGCGCGAGATCCGCTGCATCGACCTGTCGGACTTCGACACCCGCAAGCCAGAGATTACCGATCAGCTCTGGCGTGCCGCCACCGACATCGGCTTCTTCCAACTGCGGCACCACGGTATCGACCTGCCCGCCATACGGCAGGCATTTGCCATGGCCGAACAATTCTTCGCATTGCCGGAGACGGTAAAAGCCCGGTATCCATTGCAGAAAGCCAACAACGCGGGCTGGGAATCGCGCGCGCAGGTAAGGCCATCCACCGGCACGCCGGACCAGAAGGAGTCCTATCAGATCACGCGCCCACACATGGCGCCACTCTGGCCTTCGGAGACCGAATTGCCCGGGTTCCGGCAGACGATGCTCGAATTCGAGGCGCAATGCTGGAACGTGGGAATGAAGGTGCTGTCCTGCTTCGCCGACAGACTCGGCTTCGACACCGACTTCTTCTCGCGCGCGCATGACCCGGCCGCGCCGGATTACCAGAGCACGCTACGGCTGCTGCATTACTACGCGATTCCACCCGAGGCGCAGGACAAGCTCGACCTGTGGCGCGCCGGCGCCCATACCGATTTCGACTGCCTGACGCTACTGTTCCAGCGCGAAGGCCAGGGTGGTCTGCAGGTGTGTCCCGGCAAGGAGATGGATGCCCAGGCCTGGACCCCGATCGCGCCGATCGAGGACGTGGTCACCTGCAACATCGGGGACATGCTGATGCGTTGGAGCGACGACCATCTGCCGTCGAACTTCCATCGCGTCCGGAATCCCGCGCCGGGAGAGTACATGGGCCCGCGCTACAGCCTTGCGTTCTTCTGCCAGGCCAACCGCGATGCGGTGATCGAAGGGCCGTCGAAGCGGTATCCGGCGATTACGGCAGGTGATTTCCTGCGGCAAAGAGTCGCGGCGAACTTCAAGGCCTACTGA
- a CDS encoding isocitrate lyase: MAQYQDDIKAVAGLKEQHGSAWNAINPEYAARMRAQNKFKTGLDIAKYTAKIMRADMAAYDANPSKYTQSLGCWHGFIGQQKMISIKKHFKSTERRYLYLSGWMVAALRSEFGPLPDQSMHEKTSVSALIRELYTFLRQADARELGGLFRELDAATGAAKAAIQEKIDNHVTHVVPIIADIDAGFGNAEATYLLAKQFIEAGACCIQIENQVSDEKQCGHQDGKVTVPHEDFLAKIRAIRYAFLELGVDDGVIVARTDSLGAGLTKQIAVTATPGDLGDQYNSFLDCEELSADQLGNGDVIIKRDGKLLRPKRLPSNLFQFRAGTGEARCVLDCVTALQNGADLLWIETEKPHIAQIGGMVSEIRKVIPNAKLVYNNSPSFNWTLNFRQQAYDAMKAAGKDVSAYERTQLMSVEYDDSELAKIADEKIRTFQADASREAGIFHHLITLPTYHTAALSTDNLAKEYFGDQGMLGYVAGVQRKEIRQGIACVKHQNMSGSDIGDDHKEYFSGEAALKAAGKDNTMNQF, encoded by the coding sequence ATGGCTCAGTATCAAGACGACATCAAGGCAGTTGCTGGTTTGAAAGAGCAACACGGCAGCGCGTGGAATGCCATCAACCCCGAGTATGCCGCTCGCATGCGTGCCCAGAACAAGTTCAAGACGGGTCTGGACATCGCCAAGTACACCGCCAAGATCATGCGCGCCGACATGGCCGCCTATGATGCGAATCCTTCCAAGTACACCCAGTCGCTCGGTTGCTGGCACGGTTTCATCGGCCAGCAGAAGATGATTTCCATCAAGAAGCACTTCAAGAGCACCGAGCGTCGCTACCTCTACCTGTCGGGCTGGATGGTCGCTGCGCTGCGCTCCGAGTTCGGCCCGCTGCCGGACCAGTCGATGCACGAAAAGACCTCGGTCAGCGCGCTGATCCGCGAGCTGTACACGTTCCTGCGCCAGGCTGACGCACGGGAACTGGGCGGCCTGTTCCGCGAACTGGATGCCGCCACCGGTGCCGCCAAAGCCGCCATCCAGGAAAAGATCGACAACCACGTCACCCACGTGGTGCCCATCATCGCCGACATCGACGCTGGTTTCGGCAATGCCGAGGCGACGTACCTGCTGGCCAAGCAGTTCATCGAAGCCGGTGCATGCTGCATCCAGATCGAGAACCAGGTGTCCGACGAGAAGCAGTGCGGCCACCAGGATGGCAAGGTCACCGTGCCGCACGAGGACTTCCTGGCCAAGATCCGCGCGATCCGCTACGCCTTCCTCGAACTGGGCGTGGACGACGGCGTCATTGTGGCCCGTACCGATTCGCTGGGCGCAGGCCTGACCAAGCAGATCGCCGTGACCGCCACCCCGGGCGACCTGGGCGACCAGTACAACTCGTTCCTGGATTGCGAGGAACTGTCGGCTGACCAACTGGGCAACGGTGATGTCATCATCAAGCGCGACGGCAAGCTGCTGCGTCCGAAGCGTCTGCCGAGCAACCTGTTCCAGTTCCGTGCCGGCACGGGCGAAGCACGTTGCGTCCTGGATTGCGTCACCGCGCTGCAAAACGGCGCCGACCTGCTGTGGATCGAAACCGAAAAGCCGCATATCGCCCAGATCGGTGGCATGGTCAGCGAAATCCGCAAGGTCATCCCGAACGCCAAGCTGGTGTACAACAACAGCCCGTCGTTCAACTGGACCCTGAACTTCCGCCAGCAGGCCTACGACGCGATGAAGGCCGCGGGCAAGGACGTGTCGGCATACGAGCGCACCCAGCTGATGAGCGTGGAATACGACGACAGCGAACTCGCCAAGATCGCTGACGAGAAGATCCGCACGTTCCAGGCCGATGCATCGCGTGAAGCCGGTATCTTCCACCACCTGATCACGCTGCCGACGTACCACACCGCCGCGCTGTCGACCGACAACCTGGCCAAGGAATACTTCGGCGACCAGGGCATGCTGGGCTACGTGGCCGGCGTGCAGCGCAAGGAAATCCGTCAGGGCATCGCCTGCGTCAAGCACCAGAACATGTCCGGCTCGGACATCGGTGACGACCACAAGGAATACTTCAGCGGCGAAGCTGCCCTGAAGGCGGCTGGCAAGGACAACACGATGAACCAGTTCTGA
- a CDS encoding Mpo1 family 2-hydroxy fatty acid dioxygenase encodes MKTLIDHLSNYAAYHRDTRNVVTHFIGIPMIVLAVTALLGRPALPLGDGARYLTPAMIVYALSCLFYLRLSFAFGVVMAVILAFFVWAGAWLAALPTAAWLASGIGLFVVGWVIQFVGHYFEGRKPAFVDDLVGLLVGPLFLVAETAFALGLARETRDAMLAHAH; translated from the coding sequence GTGAAAACCCTGATCGATCACCTGTCGAACTACGCTGCCTATCACCGTGATACCCGCAACGTCGTGACGCATTTCATCGGCATCCCGATGATCGTCCTGGCCGTGACGGCGCTGCTTGGCCGGCCCGCGCTGCCGCTTGGTGACGGCGCTCGATACCTGACGCCGGCGATGATCGTCTACGCGCTTTCGTGCCTGTTTTACCTGCGCCTGTCGTTCGCTTTCGGCGTGGTAATGGCCGTGATTCTGGCGTTTTTCGTGTGGGCCGGCGCGTGGCTTGCGGCGTTGCCGACGGCCGCGTGGCTGGCATCTGGCATCGGTCTGTTCGTCGTGGGCTGGGTCATCCAGTTCGTCGGGCATTACTTCGAGGGTCGCAAGCCGGCGTTCGTCGACGATCTGGTTGGTCTGCTGGTGGGGCCGCTTTTCCTCGTCGCGGAGACGGCTTTCGCGCTTGGCCTGGCGCGTGAAACGCGCGATGCGATGCTGGCGCACGCGCATTGA
- a CDS encoding GNAT family N-acetyltransferase → MTISVRTERPEDVETIAQLTEAAFRGETHSSHTEAFIINGLRRAGCLTLSLVAEDESGIVGHVAASPVTISSGNSGWYGIGPVSVLPDRQRRGIGSVLMLAALDELRRLGARGCVVLGEPAYYGRFGFQADSRLVLPGVPQEYFQTLAFGPDVPVGTVRYHDAFDATE, encoded by the coding sequence ATGACCATCTCCGTCCGGACCGAGCGTCCCGAGGATGTTGAAACCATCGCCCAACTCACGGAAGCGGCGTTCAGGGGCGAGACCCACTCGAGCCACACCGAAGCCTTCATCATCAACGGCTTGCGTCGTGCCGGATGCCTGACGCTCTCGCTGGTGGCGGAGGATGAAAGCGGGATCGTCGGCCACGTTGCAGCCTCGCCCGTCACCATTTCCTCCGGCAATTCGGGCTGGTATGGCATTGGGCCAGTCTCGGTATTGCCAGATCGGCAGCGCAGGGGCATTGGCTCGGTGCTGATGCTGGCGGCGCTTGATGAGTTGCGACGCCTTGGCGCACGCGGTTGCGTCGTGCTGGGTGAGCCTGCCTATTACGGCAGATTCGGCTTCCAGGCCGATTCCCGGCTGGTGTTGCCCGGCGTACCGCAGGAGTATTTCCAGACCCTTGCCTTCGGGCCCGACGTGCCGGTAGGCACCGTGCGCTATCACGATGCATTCGACGCCACGGAGTAG
- a CDS encoding NnrU family protein, whose protein sequence is MGSIGAVVVASVAFVGSHFLLSHPLRGALVRAVGEKGFLGIYSLVAFLTLGWMVMTYKRAPVSSPLWVPGDGIWAVVTVVMLIASILLMGSLIRNPALPTVGRPGAFPEAARGVFAVTRHPMMWAFALWGVCHIAVYPVTRNIVVALAMIVLALVGAALQDQKKERLLPDRWPDWEAKTSYLPFAAIVTGRARLAGFGSHALLGGLIVWLAATWAHLPLAAIAAGIWRWL, encoded by the coding sequence ATGGGAAGTATTGGTGCGGTGGTGGTGGCGTCAGTCGCCTTCGTGGGCAGTCATTTCCTGCTGTCTCATCCGTTGCGGGGAGCGCTGGTTCGCGCGGTCGGCGAAAAGGGGTTTCTCGGCATCTATTCGCTGGTCGCCTTCCTGACGCTTGGGTGGATGGTGATGACCTACAAGCGAGCGCCGGTTTCGTCACCGCTGTGGGTGCCTGGCGACGGGATCTGGGCGGTGGTGACGGTGGTCATGCTGATCGCCTCGATCCTGCTGATGGGATCCCTGATCCGAAATCCGGCGTTGCCCACGGTTGGCCGCCCGGGCGCCTTCCCGGAGGCTGCGCGCGGCGTGTTTGCGGTGACGCGTCATCCGATGATGTGGGCCTTCGCGCTTTGGGGCGTGTGCCATATCGCTGTGTATCCGGTGACGAGGAACATCGTGGTCGCGCTGGCAATGATCGTGCTCGCCCTTGTAGGCGCCGCATTGCAGGACCAGAAAAAGGAACGGCTGCTGCCAGACCGCTGGCCGGACTGGGAGGCCAAGACGAGCTACCTTCCATTTGCGGCGATCGTCACCGGCCGGGCTCGGCTGGCCGGATTTGGCTCGCACGCGCTCCTTGGTGGGCTTATCGTCTGGCTCGCGGCGACCTGGGCCCACCTGCCGCTCGCCGCGATTGCGGCGGGCATCTGGCGGTGGTTGTAG
- a CDS encoding cupin domain-containing protein, which translates to MPQAPKHPTMHADRGQCRAIDLIDKIALIDGHWQPRVVAEMNDYQFKVVKVEGEFQWHRHVDTDETFIVLEGELRIDVRAGPTGDGSIVLRAGQMAVVPKGVEHKPCANAEVKLLLIEPRGVVNTGDGAAGERTVENDQWI; encoded by the coding sequence ATGCCCCAAGCCCCCAAACATCCCACCATGCATGCCGACCGTGGCCAGTGCCGGGCCATCGACCTGATCGACAAGATCGCGCTGATCGACGGTCACTGGCAACCGCGCGTCGTCGCTGAAATGAACGACTATCAGTTCAAGGTCGTGAAGGTCGAGGGAGAGTTCCAGTGGCACCGCCATGTCGACACCGACGAAACCTTCATCGTCCTGGAAGGAGAACTGCGCATCGACGTCCGGGCGGGACCCACGGGCGACGGGTCGATCGTGCTGCGTGCCGGGCAGATGGCGGTGGTGCCGAAGGGCGTCGAGCACAAGCCCTGCGCGAACGCGGAAGTCAAACTGCTGCTGATCGAGCCGCGCGGCGTGGTGAACACGGGTGACGGTGCGGCGGGCGAGCGCACCGTCGAGAACGACCAGTGGATTTGA